In the Schistosoma mansoni strain Puerto Rico chromosome 7, complete genome genome, attcagatgtcgattgactggactgctaacttctaactggcgaccactcaatatttatcgtcaggaaggacgaagaagtaagaaacggaaacttgttgaagtactttgtgctgagaattctatattgtaccaaaaataaaatattgaataaagctaatactaacaaaatgaaaatgaaatttgtTCTGTGCTTGAATGATTATTAGTTATCTGATAAACGCCGTGTTCCATAATTCAATAGTAAAGATTCAATCGATTTGGAACATTGATTCTCATCTAATAGTGTCAGATATTGATGAAATTTCGGAAAAAGAAAGTTCCTGTTATTCGGTGATCATTGGATAAAGACTAATATTATGtttaggtatttcctggagttctagtgagaagcagtaaccagtggagttcaaccaggtctgttgggagatatcaactcactgaagacattggtgaacggttgctcaaacatcgtggattgattgcagttagacattaacactgttggatgccagccggttcagtggtctatcagttaagtgctctggctggtaggtcctgcgttcgaatctcgctcgcgaggcgggatcgtggatgcgcactgctgaggagccccacaataggacgaaacggctgtctagtgtttccaggttttctacggtggtctagcttcaattgactcatgatttcaagtatatataatattatgttTGTTTAGTGATTTCAGTTTCGATCGAATCTTATTGATCAATCTGACATTAATCCCTACTCTGTGATCAGTTAGTAGTAAATATCTGTTCCATAGGAGATCGGTCATGGAACAAATGCTCATTGTAACGtgttaaactatgaaatttagTAATGTGGGTATGAAATTCACTGAGATGATCATTCCCCTCAATATTCTAGATATGCGTCATTGACGATCGCCCACTAACAAGAATCCTAGCTTCAAGGTTTTCTATCTGCCATTTCCAACCGCCTGACAAAAGAAACTCTATTTCTATACATATCCAAACATATTTTTTGAAACTAATTAATAGTTAATTCACGTTGAATCCATCAATGAGTAGAAACATAGAAAGAAACAGTCTCTGTCTTCTGATGATCACAGATTTCTAACTAATCCCTTCTATCGATCATCCTACTCTTTGATTCAATTTAGTAACGATCTTGAACTGGTGTTCTTCCTTTTCGTTCAGTGCAAGTTACTACTGGACCAACCGTTAGACATAGAGTATCAGTCTCTCTCATACTTGATGGGTATTGATTGTTGAAGGTCGTCTATGTGTACTGGTCGTTTGTAGGATATATTTAAAACATTACTACAATAATCCAAATCAATCTTACTTTAGGTGACTTATCAGTCACTTATTCTTTTCAAACTCCAGATTATTCAAATCTCTGAGCATGATCAGAATAGGGTTTAtgaagattatagtaattttaatggttcaATACGAATCCCTCGTTAGGGGTCATGGATGAGCACTattaaggagtcccatattaggacgaaatggtcgtccactgcttccagattttaaatgatgttctaccttacatcgactcatgaatccaactaatAAAATGTCTAAGCATCTATTAAATTCTTATTGATCGATGAAAATTTAAATGACATGCAAACTATTCAAATGATTCTTCATATGAATCACATAATGACATGTCGGATGCTCATATACCAATATACAGTGCTaccttttgaaaaaaaatgcCTTCAGAAAATGTCTGAGTGGACGTTGTTATAAAACTACTTGGCCCTACTAGATGAGTGTGTCCATCTATCGATCTATCTATCAGGTACTTAAGTGATAGGGTCTAGGGTCTCCTTtacaaaaataacaattatcacTATGTAACACAAAATACAATGGGTTTGGTAAACGTGAAAGTTGATTTGATTCATGTCTTAACAAATGGTGAATAACttgaatgataatttttttctggttagcgtttttttaatgAGTTGGTTGAGATgcggtcgctaaccccatgcccaaccctcctcctttacctgggcttgggaccggcagtagcctccgtaggaactacaggcggagttggagaatgctggtcggcggtctatgctccatcgggagtaacaggcgtaagtaagtaaaagaaTGTTTAATAACTTGTAAAAAGTTGATAATATTTTATGTATATGGATGAAATGATTTGATTCATCTTGGAATACATTTGTTCCTCTTGCTTCATCAATGTTCATCTATGAAGGTAGTTAACAGAGTGTAtatggtgaatcttttgaagttatTGTTAATATGGTTGTGGATAAACATCTAAAGTCCCACAAACTTTTGATAGGTGTTATTTTATCCGATACTAACTATCCCTTTCATTCATATAtctctccttgtatatcttttGGTAGAACAAGACGTCAACACATTAGATTCCATATACATAAGAAAAGGTAGAAAAGCACTTCAgtacattatttattaaatatattatgcaacgaACAGGTTGTTACAAGTGACTTTGTTAATAACTTGTATTCATATACATGTTTCTAATTAAACGTTGTACAGATTCAAATCTTCTTTAAAAAAGTAACATTTCATCTTATTCCAGGTGAGTTTATCTACTTAACTTATGTATATACTTATGTAGTTattcgattctgagccatgtcacacagagtctccaaccattggttatgatagtcacgcggacccccatcaagtagtctacatctaccaacatggctcagaccagaagttagtgacttcaagcactgataccacgttttagtttggccacccctaacactcttccaaccattgctaacactagtcagcatagagcgtcgtggtaatcggtgttcaggcatatgtaacacgtggctAAACCATTTCAGCCGATAatgattcacaacctcattaactgatttaacatcattccctaataccctgtgtctaaccctactattacttactcggtgattccggcagatgcgagcaatatttctaagacatctgtggtcaaatactagtaacttacgagtgtCTTCTACCATTAAtagccacgtttcgcagccgtaaagtagaatagAACTAACTGCCGTGCAGAAATTTTTCCACAACCCAGAAAGAATACCAAAAATGTTCCAACTAGTCAGAGTTATTTTAGAAACTAATGGAAAATATGTAACAATTAATGTATTATGCTTCTTAGATCCAATTAAACTATCGTATATGTTTTACGTACATAAAATACCCTTCAAAGTACATCTATCATAATTTCCTCCCCTATATTCCAATTAAAGTTTGAATAAAAAAGGTATGATTCTAAGAAACCGTTGGGAAGTCAATGTATAAAACGTTGAGTTTACCAAATACATTGTATCATGTATAGCTTAGAATGTGACATTATCCCCAATCAAATGATCGCTCAACTTGACCAAGAAAGTTTCTGATACGCGATAATTTGAACATTAAAATTGAACTACTCATTTATTATTAAGTAGTCTTATCATGTAGTATCAATTTTACATGCctgggtcctgagttcgaatctcgtgaggcgggatcgtggatgtccactgccactgaggagtcccacaatgggacgaaacggccgtccagtgcttccaggtttcctatgatgatctagcttcaagtgattcatgatctcaactattaaaatttcacttcaactattaaatttcaatccagaaatgaaatttattttcatttagaaGAGAAAATCATGAACTAAAAACATTGAAATAAACACAAACAAAAAGGaagacaaaaaacaaacaaagacaCAAGTTTACAACAAAAAATAACATCAAAAGGTAGTAATCAAACAAACAACTTGAGAATTTGATTTTTGGAACATTGAACAATGAATCTAAATTTTGATTGAAGGTAAGGGAAAAAGACTCAAGAAGAACTACACTCACAAGATTGAAAAGAAAAAGTGTATACATCCATATCGCATATTGAAATGcttcatttataataataatagtaaatagtAGTAGTGTTGTATCATTTATTCTTATTGTTATAGTAAAGAATAGCCTAAACTCccccatgaggggtaacaggcgtaagtaagtaagtaagtaggtaagtaagtaagtaagtaagtaggtaagcaAGTAGGTAAGTAtgcaagtaagtaagtcagcaagtaagtaggtaagtataGTAAAGAAGAGTCAATATGATTTAGAAAGGTCAATTTGTATAGTTTGTTTGCCtatctatgtatgtatatgtatatgtatatggatTGAATATGTTTACAGTCTTATTTAAAATAACATTTCATGTGGTTTATCATATTTACCaattgagaataatgattttaAGTAGCCAATTAGTAACTTGGAATCACTATGACATTTAATTGCTTTTCTTACTTCATTATCTATGTAAATTTGATccattttcttttcattatttgGTTGATAAGTTGATTGCTCATTAGTAACACCATGGTCAAGAATATCTGCGAAGCGATTTTGTTGATGAGAGTTTTTGAATTTTTTACATGTGGTTGatttagtaaaatattttttggtATGAATTCTTTCAGGAAGTGATAACTATAGAGTAACAAAAAGGGTGGGGGGGAGAGGGTAATAttgaagaaagtaaaaaaaaaacattgatgAAATAATTTAAAGTCATTTTTGATATTCTTCAATATATTCTTAGAATACAAAActaaatcatgaaccgatcttaGATAGACACCAAATGCTttggtacggcagagagtggggAAAGAAAGCTATccatctccaaatgctctcacatggccacacgtttACAGCTATTaacagggaagtcatactcattACATTCCCTCGAAGAGagtattgtttacaaaattgaaaggacaaaaagtgaatattcAACGCTTTAAACGAGTTGATGGATATAGGAGATCCACTTGAGAAAGTTGAAAAACCTCATTCCGAACTAGTAGTAAACATGGGCTCCACGATCATTAAGGGACAAATGGTgtgtgaaccaattgttggtcactggctgccatgaaactgcatctccttaaggtTTCTCCACTatcttgtgggttagaccttcaggtcaaaggctcgtggAGTGACTCTCTAGGAAAACCACCGGTTTCCGTTTAGACACCCAGGTAGCatcacatccctcacataaatcaataataactacTACTGATCTCATTGTTATATGCGTGGCACATATCCATTTGGTATCCccatgtaccaatgtttatgtgttcaaataagtaaaCATATAAATCGATGAAACACTGGAAGCATTCGACATCTGTTTCCATCTAGCATAGAACACACCAACAGTGAGCATCTactatagtgaacaagaatgcGAGCGGGGATAATCAAATGTATTAGATACGAAAATCGCAGACTATCCCACTAAAATTTGACATCCATAccgtaaatagttaatttgcaaactatcaaccaattgtctcaatcttgactgttccttctgcaaatatcagtgcATAGTCACCGAATaatattgttcatgcattttcataccaaatgAGTCCCGTTCCCATTCTCTCCTAATCAattttctactgaaatacattcattgCCCGACCAtggttatatactacttatgtggatatacgtaacccacaccacagtacgaCCCAAACATCGTGGGTCAAATACAAGACATTCGATCTCATGAGTGAGTACGTAAtctatagactactgagctgagGTTGAATAGTGTACATGTATAACTCCAGTCCATTCATGATATTGCGCCATTATCTTCGATTGCTTGAATTAAGTAACTATCTCATAATCAACATAGTTGAACTGCCTAAATCTCATCTGAAAGCTATTCACTAGTGAGAATACGATAATTATCATTAaagagttgtggagattattgagtaCTACCGAGACCCATATGATTATATAGTAAAACAATTACATCCTTATTGTAAATAATTGTTTGTTCATCAATTCGGTAGTACAGTCAAAATCAGGTAACATCAAGATTAGACTGAATCAGTGATAATTTAGTGTATGCTACTAATGCtggcagatataagtagtcTGTAGCACCAATCAGAGGTGGAATGCCAACCAGTAGAAGGTTGAAATGAATAGAACAGGAATAAAAACGGAGAGCAAacaaaataacaacagaatcaGAGGAATGATAGAGTATTCCAACGACAATACAAAGAAGCTGTGCAAATTATGTATTTAACGTAtgcttttcatattttacgaaaccAATAAATTGGTTTAGATTAGAGACTGCTGAACATCTAGGtcatcaaaatataaataaatttattatacatGTTAAGGGCTtattatgctcctccacgaagggtgacaggcgtaagtaagtaaagacTTATCAATTCTATGTCCTCTTACATCTAGTCattataactagtttattttaTCAGTATCCTAAACAATTTGATAAGTTTACAAACTGGAATAATTAGGTAGTATGTCTTATTTGAAACCTaatttttttatgtttattcaatttaaaattgatttacattattttcacttgttactgtttacttgtatcttcccattgttatctaggactacaattgatcagtctcatattggcatatgtgcatcctgtgaggattgcctcgatattgcctaaagtcacaagctttataagcaaatatagataatggttagcagtggaatccaggcaatatcgaggcgatccatacaggatgtacatatgccaacaagagactgatcaattgcaatcctaaataataatgggaagatacaagtaaacaacaacaaatgtatttaaacttcaccccattgcacaagtagatggctattaggactcagtaagtaagtggataacttgatatcgtttgaagagaacggtactgggttcgggtcccagagtaaacaccaactctgagattcaggtacatccagctgacgagtcccaaataagacgaaacgcgcatcctggattccactgctaaccactatccatatttgatttacattattatttaataaaaactaaatagTAATCATGTTTCCCCAAAGTAATCTGATAGGACTTAACATTAAAATGTAgtgttttgaatgatgttttATTGTTGGAACCAGTCATTAGGAAAGGAGATCATCTGTAAGTTAAAGCTTAGAAAGTCAAaacttaaaattatttt is a window encoding:
- a CDS encoding putative 60s ribosomal protein L6; this encodes LSLPERIHTKKYFTKSTTCKKFKNSHQQNRFADILDHGVTNEQSTYQPNNEKKMDQIYIDNEVRKAIKCHSDSKLLIGYLKSLFSIGKYDKPHEMLF